TCGCAGCCGCCTTCGCGCAGGGCCGCCGCGACCGTTTCGTGGATACCCTCCGGGTAGTGGGCAGCGACGGCCTCGTTCTTGCGTTCGTGGCGAAATTCGTTCCAGACGAGCACGCGAATGGGCTGTGCAGTTGGGGTTTGGGCCGTTTGCGTCATGCGGAGTCCTCCTGAGGGGAAAGAAGTTCAGACAGTTCGACGGGGCGGCGCTCCTGAGCGGAAAGCCGCGCGGCAAAGGCGAGCGCGAGGCTGGGCAGGTTCTCCCGCCCGGAACTGGCGCTCTCGCGGCCCTCGCGGATGGCGGCAGCGAATTCGGAGAGCGCGCCCGCGCGGTCCAGGTGGGGCAGCTCGGGAAGGGCAAGACGCTCGAGGTCCTGGCCCAGTTGGCGCACGGCCACAAAATCGGGTGTGGGCTCGTCGCGGCTGGTCCAGCGAATCTCGCCGCCCTCCGCGTCCATGCGCCACTCGCCCGCCCAGGGGGTGACGGGTCCGGAACTGGCCCACGAGCCCCGGTAACTGACCACCACGCCGCCCTCGAACTCAATCTCGGCGGCAGCGGCGGCGGGATCGCGAAAAGGGCTCCAGGGCGGATTGAAGGCCGTGCAACTGATCCGCAGCGGCCCACGGCCCAGCACGAAGCGCATCAGATCGAAGTGGTGGATCGCCATGTCCATCAGCAGGGGATCGGGCAGGGCGTGGTGGGCCGTGGCGGGAGGCCGTGGGCGAGCGTTGTCCCGCCGAAAGTCCACCTCAACGAAGCCCAGCGCCCCCAGCCTCTCCTCCCGCACCACCTGGGCTGCAAGCGCGGGAGCCGGGTGGAAGCGGTAATTCTGACTGACCATCAGCGGCAGGCGGCGCCGCGCCGCCGCCCGCACCACCTCCTGCGCCTGCGCCAGGGTGGCCGCGAAGGGTTTTTCGACGAGGACGGGCAGGCCCGCCTCGAGAGCGGCCAGGGCGACGGGCGCGTGTCCGCCCACCCCGGTGGTGATCAAGACCGCATCGGCGGGTCCGGCCTCCAGCGCCGTCTCCAGCGAGGGGAAACAGCGTCTGGGGTCCGCTCCACCCTTCGCGGCGAGGGCCAGCGCTTCCGGATTGCTGTCCACAAACGCCGACTGCTCCACGTCCGCGCTTGCGCGCACGATGCGCGTCCAGTCGCGGCCCCAGCCGCCCAAACCCACCTGCACGAGGCGAAGCGGGGCGCTCAAGGTTGGGCCTCTGCCGCCAGCATCACCGGCTGGCCCCGGCGCGCGCTCTCGTAACTCGCCAGGACCAGGCGCACGGCTTCCCGCCCGTCCTCGCCCGTACAGATAATCTCGCGCCCTCCCCGGATGGCGTCCACAAAGGCGGCCACGCCCCGCGAGTGGGGAGACACGCCCCCGAAGCGGTACGTCGCCACGTCCGTGCCGTCCCAGGTCGTGCCGGGCGAGTCGCGGAA
This is a stretch of genomic DNA from Deinococcus hopiensis KR-140. It encodes these proteins:
- a CDS encoding Gfo/Idh/MocA family protein, with protein sequence MSAPLRLVQVGLGGWGRDWTRIVRASADVEQSAFVDSNPEALALAAKGGADPRRCFPSLETALEAGPADAVLITTGVGGHAPVALAALEAGLPVLVEKPFAATLAQAQEVVRAAARRRLPLMVSQNYRFHPAPALAAQVVREERLGALGFVEVDFRRDNARPRPPATAHHALPDPLLMDMAIHHFDLMRFVLGRGPLRISCTAFNPPWSPFRDPAAAAAEIEFEGGVVVSYRGSWASSGPVTPWAGEWRMDAEGGEIRWTSRDEPTPDFVAVRQLGQDLERLALPELPHLDRAGALSEFAAAIREGRESASSGRENLPSLALAFAARLSAQERRPVELSELLSPQEDSA